Proteins encoded by one window of Glycine soja cultivar W05 chromosome 15, ASM419377v2, whole genome shotgun sequence:
- the LOC114387788 gene encoding ferredoxin--NADP reductase, root isozyme, chloroplastic isoform X1, whose protein sequence is MAHLALSQQMAVTVPVGNDLSLRRSAVKAPNLNFWDKSWAPVFTLDLKPNNPSLRSRHVVCMSVQQASVSKVNVSPLELEDAKEPPLNLYKPKEPYTATIVSVDRLVGPKAPGETCHIVIDHGGNVPYWEGQSYGVIPPGENPKKPGAPHNVRLYSIASTRYGDFFDGKTASLCVRRAVYYDPETGKEDPSKNGICSNFLCNSKPGDKIQITGPSGKIMLLPEDDPNATHIMIATGTGVAPFRGYLRRMFMESVPAYKFGGLAWLFLGVANTDSLLYDDEFSKYLKDYPDNFRYNRALSREQKNKSGGKMYVQDKIEEYSDEIFKLLDNGAHIYFCGLKGMMPGIQDTLKKVAEQRGESWEEKLSQLKKNKQWHVEVY, encoded by the exons ATGGCTCATTTGGCCCTGTCTCAG CAGATGGCTGTAACTGTTCCTGTTGGCAACGATTTGTCTCTCAGAAGATCTGCAGTTAAG GCCCCTAACTTGAACTTTTGGGATAAATCATGGGCACCAGTATTTACTTTGGACTTGAAGCCAAACAACCCAAGTTTAAGAAGTCGTCATGTGGTATGCATGTCCGTGCAACAAGCAAGTGTATCCAAAGTTAATGTCTCACCTTTAGAATTGGAAGATGCTAAAGAACCTCCATTGAACTTATACAAGCCTAAAGAACCCTATACAGCAACAATTGTTTCTGTTGATAGGCTAGTGGGGCCAAAGGCTCCTGGGGAAACTTGTCATATTGTGATTGATCACGGTGGAAATGTTCCCTACTGGGAAGGACAGAGTTATGGTGTTATTCCACCA GGTGAAAATCCTAAGAAACCTGGGGCTCCTCATAATGTTCGACTATATTCAATTGCTTCCACAAGGTATGGGGACTTTTTTGATGGAAAAACTGCCAGCTTGTGTGTGCGTCGTGCTGTTTATTATGATCCTGAGACAGGAAAGGAAGATCCTTCCAAGAATGGCATTTGTAGCAATTTTTTGTGTAACTCAAAGCCAGGAGACAAAATTCAGATCACAG GCCCGTCGGGGAAGATAATGCTTTTGCCCGAGGATGACCCAAATGCTACCCATATAATGATTGCCACAGGCACTGGTGTTGCTCCATTCAGAGGCTATCTACGCCGAATGTTCATGGAATCAGTCCCTGCATACAAGTTTGGTGGATTAGCATGGCTTTTCCTTGGAGTTGCCAACACTGACAGTCTTCTCTATGATGATGAATTCAGCAAATACCTCAAGGATTATCCGGACAATTTCCGCTACAATCGAGCCCTCAGCAGAGAACAAAAGAACAAGAGTGGGGGCAAAATGTATGTTCAGGATAAGATTGAGGAGTACAGTGATGAAATCTTCAAACTCCTGGATAATGGGGCCCACATATATTTCTGTGGTCTGAAAGGGATGATGCCAGGGATCCAAGATACGCTGAAGAAGGTTGCTGAGCAAAGAGGAGAAAGTTGGGAAGAGAAGCTTTCTCAACTTAAGAAGAACAAACAATGGCATGTTGAAGTCTATTGA
- the LOC114388000 gene encoding ADP-ribosylation factor GTPase-activating protein AGD12-like — MELARPASSRRKLKDLLLQSDNRLCADCNAPDPKWASANIGVFICLKCCGVHRSLGTHISKVLSVTLDDWSEDEIDAMMEVGGNASANSIYEAYIPEGYTKPGPDAGHEQRSKFIRSKYELQEFLKPSLRIVSGKSSLQSSSAKSSFMDSFKSTGSSQRMEGMVEFIGMLKVKVIKGTNLAIRDIKSSDPYVVLSLGQQTVQTTIIRSNLNPVWNEEYMLSVPEHYGQMKLKVFDHDTFSADDIMGEADIDLQSLITSAMAFGDAGMFGNMQIGKWLKSDDNALIEDSTVNIVDGKVKQMMSLKLQDVESGELDLELEWIPLEQ; from the exons ATGGAACTTGCAAGACCTGCCTCAA gtagaagaaaattgaaagaTTTATTGCTTCAGAGTGATAATCGTCTTTGTGCTGATTGTAATGCTCCAGATCCTAAATGGGC GTCTGCCAACATTGGAGTTTTTATATGCTTAAAATGTTGTGGTGTGCACAGAAGCCTTGGTACTCATATATCAAAG GTTTTGTCTGTGACATTGGATGATTGGTCAGAGGATGAAATAGATGCAATGATGGAAGTTGGGGGAAATGCTTCTGCTAATTCAATTTATGAAGCTTATATTCCTGAAGGATATACGAAACCTGGACCAGATGCTGGTCATGAGCAGCGTTCAAAATTCATACG GTCAAAATATGAATTACAAGAATTTCTGAAACCGAGTTTGCGCATTGTGTCTGGAAAAAGCAGTCTACAATCAAGTTCTGCAAAAAGTAGTTTTATGGACAGTTTTAAAAGTACTGGTAGTTCACAGAGAATG GAAGGTATGGTGGAATTTATTGGAATGTTGAAGGTGAAAGTGATTAAAGGAACAAATTTAGCTATCAGAGATATAAAGTCAAGTGATCCGTATGTTGTTTTGAGCCTTGGCCAGCAG ACTGTCCAGACAACTATAATAAGGAGTAACTTGAATCCAGTCTGGAATGAGGAATACATGCTGTCTGTTCCCGAGCATTATGGACAGATGAAATTG AAAGTATTTGATCATGACACATTTTCTGCTGATGATATAATGGGAGAAGCAGACATTGATCTTCAGTCTCTGATAACATCTGCTATGGCATTTGGAGATGCTGGAATGTTTGGTAATATGCAGATAGGAAAATGGTTAAAATCAGATGACAATGCCCTTATTGAGGATAGCACAGTCAATATTGTTGATGGTAAGGTCAAACAAATGATGTCACTCAAGCTCCAGGATGTTGAATCTGGAGAATTAGATCTGGAACTCGAGTGGATTCCTCTTGAGCAATAG
- the LOC114387788 gene encoding ferredoxin--NADP reductase, root isozyme, chloroplastic isoform X2: protein MAHLALSQMAVTVPVGNDLSLRRSAVKAPNLNFWDKSWAPVFTLDLKPNNPSLRSRHVVCMSVQQASVSKVNVSPLELEDAKEPPLNLYKPKEPYTATIVSVDRLVGPKAPGETCHIVIDHGGNVPYWEGQSYGVIPPGENPKKPGAPHNVRLYSIASTRYGDFFDGKTASLCVRRAVYYDPETGKEDPSKNGICSNFLCNSKPGDKIQITGPSGKIMLLPEDDPNATHIMIATGTGVAPFRGYLRRMFMESVPAYKFGGLAWLFLGVANTDSLLYDDEFSKYLKDYPDNFRYNRALSREQKNKSGGKMYVQDKIEEYSDEIFKLLDNGAHIYFCGLKGMMPGIQDTLKKVAEQRGESWEEKLSQLKKNKQWHVEVY, encoded by the exons ATGGCTCATTTGGCCCTGTCTCAG ATGGCTGTAACTGTTCCTGTTGGCAACGATTTGTCTCTCAGAAGATCTGCAGTTAAG GCCCCTAACTTGAACTTTTGGGATAAATCATGGGCACCAGTATTTACTTTGGACTTGAAGCCAAACAACCCAAGTTTAAGAAGTCGTCATGTGGTATGCATGTCCGTGCAACAAGCAAGTGTATCCAAAGTTAATGTCTCACCTTTAGAATTGGAAGATGCTAAAGAACCTCCATTGAACTTATACAAGCCTAAAGAACCCTATACAGCAACAATTGTTTCTGTTGATAGGCTAGTGGGGCCAAAGGCTCCTGGGGAAACTTGTCATATTGTGATTGATCACGGTGGAAATGTTCCCTACTGGGAAGGACAGAGTTATGGTGTTATTCCACCA GGTGAAAATCCTAAGAAACCTGGGGCTCCTCATAATGTTCGACTATATTCAATTGCTTCCACAAGGTATGGGGACTTTTTTGATGGAAAAACTGCCAGCTTGTGTGTGCGTCGTGCTGTTTATTATGATCCTGAGACAGGAAAGGAAGATCCTTCCAAGAATGGCATTTGTAGCAATTTTTTGTGTAACTCAAAGCCAGGAGACAAAATTCAGATCACAG GCCCGTCGGGGAAGATAATGCTTTTGCCCGAGGATGACCCAAATGCTACCCATATAATGATTGCCACAGGCACTGGTGTTGCTCCATTCAGAGGCTATCTACGCCGAATGTTCATGGAATCAGTCCCTGCATACAAGTTTGGTGGATTAGCATGGCTTTTCCTTGGAGTTGCCAACACTGACAGTCTTCTCTATGATGATGAATTCAGCAAATACCTCAAGGATTATCCGGACAATTTCCGCTACAATCGAGCCCTCAGCAGAGAACAAAAGAACAAGAGTGGGGGCAAAATGTATGTTCAGGATAAGATTGAGGAGTACAGTGATGAAATCTTCAAACTCCTGGATAATGGGGCCCACATATATTTCTGTGGTCTGAAAGGGATGATGCCAGGGATCCAAGATACGCTGAAGAAGGTTGCTGAGCAAAGAGGAGAAAGTTGGGAAGAGAAGCTTTCTCAACTTAAGAAGAACAAACAATGGCATGTTGAAGTCTATTGA
- the LOC114387198 gene encoding uncharacterized protein LOC114387198, which yields MSSLSGLATAIALLLVGISSAGRDLRPSEHGLVFQTSPPANSSPEMKSFFSTSKGSSSSSSSNADAPLRNATESLPPPWWGVTGGGGGGGRSHVGRALMTASLVCGITGGVLLVASALLYLFKHRRNPHQNEPFRARNDGTVNNSANKLQLVPVVPNR from the coding sequence ATGTCGTCGCTCTCGGGACTCGCCACCGCGATCGCGCTACTCCTCGTCGGAATCTCCTCCGCCGGCCGTGATCTCCGTCCGTCGGAGCACGGCCTCGTCTTCCAGACCTCGCCGCCGGCCAATTCCTCGCCGGAGATGAAGTCCTTCTTCAGCACCAGCAAgggctcttcttcttcttcttcctccaacgCCGACGCCCCACTCCGGAACGCGACGGAGTCCCTGCCGCCGCCGTGGTGGGGAGTCaccggcggcggcggcggcggcggaagAAGCCACGTTGGACGAGCGCTGATGACGGCGAGCCTGGTTTGCGGAATCACAGGTGGCGTCTTGTTAGTGGCTTCGGCGTTGCTTTATCTGTTTAAGCACCGAAGAAATCCTCACCAAAACGAACCGTTTCGTGCACGTAATGATGGCACTGTCAATAATAGTGCGAACAAGCTTCAATTAGTGCCAGTTGTGCCTAATCGTTGA